The sequence GCTGATCAATGATATCCTCGACCTGTCGAAGGTCGAGGCGGGGAAGATGCTCCTCGACCTGGAGCCGGTGCCGATAGCGTCCTGGCTCCGCAACAGTCTGTCGATCGTGCGGGAGAAGGCCGCAGAGCGCCGTATCCACCTGGACCTCGCCGGTCACGAAGAGCTCGGTGTGTTCCACGCTGATGCCCGCAAGGTCAAGCAGGTCGTCTACAACCTCCTGTCCAATGCCGTGAAGTTCACTGGCGACGGCGGCCGCGTCACATTGCACGGGCGCCGTGTGCCGCGCTCGCAGGTCGGCCTGCTGTCTACCGGCTGGCCCGGGCGGAGCTTTCCGCTCGCCGAGAACGACTTCGAGGAGTTCGTGGAAATCAGTGTCAGGGACACGGGCATGGGTGTTGATGCCGACGACCTGCAGCAGCTGTTCAAGCCGTTCAGTCAGATCGACAGCGGTCTCGCCCGCAAGTTCGAGGGGACGGGTCTCGGCCTGGCCATGGTGAAGCTGCTGGCCGACCTGCACGGCGGGTCGGTTGCAGTGGAAAGCGAAGTGGGCACCGGCTCCGCGTTCACGGTGTGGCTGCCCGTTCGCGACGGTGCAGTCGAGATTGTGGTCCCCGATGCTGCACCGATCGATGTGCTGCCCGGCGAGCGACTCGCGCTGATCGTGGAGGACGATGAGAAGTCGGCGGAGCTGATCCGCGTGCAGCTCGAGGCCGAAGGCTTCAAGGTGCTGCACGCGCCGTCGGCAGAGGATGCACTGGCCGTCGCGGCGGAACAGCCGGTATCGCTGATCACGCTGGATATCATGCTGCCGGACATGGATGGGTGGGAGTTCCTCAGCCGCATCAAGCAGCTGCCGGACCTGAAGCGCATACCAGTCGTCATCATCTCGATCGTCGCGGATACGGACAGGGGGTCGGCGCTCGGTGCGTCGGCCGTCATGCAGAAGCCGATCTCGCGTAAGGACCTTTACGACTCCCTGACCGACCTGGGCCTGCTGCCGCTCACCGACAGCGAGCCGCTCAAGGTCCTGGTGGCCGATGACGATCCCTCCGCAGTCGAGCTGATTGCCGTACGCATGACGGACATGCCGGTGACGCTGCTGCGGGCCTACGGTGGGCGCGAGGCCATCGACATTGCACAGCGGGAGCTGCCGCAGCTGATCGTGCTCGACCTGATGATGCCGGAGGTGAACGGCTTCGATGTGGTGGAAGCGCTCCAGGCGAATGCGGAGACGGCGCACATCCCGGTGCTGGTCGTGACCGCGAAACGGATCACGGACGATGACCGTTCCAGACTGAACGGCTATGTCACTACGATCCTGGAGAAGACCGGCCTCAACGGGCAGCGTTTCACCTCGGAAGTGCGGCGCGCCATGTCGGGCCGGCGGGTGAACACCTGATGGCCACCGTGCTCATTGTCGAGGACAACCCCGCGAACATGACACTTGCCGTGTTCCTCCTGACTTCCGCAGGACACACCGTGCTGAGCGCCACGGATGCGGAAACGGGTCTCACCATGGCGCGCGAGCAGAAACCCGATCTCATCCTGATGGACATCCAGCTTCCCGGCATGGATGGACTCGAGGCCACGGCACTGCTGAAAAGCGATGATGCGACACGCCCGATTCCCGTGATTGCGCTCACCGCCCTCGCAATGAAAGGCGATGAGGAGCGGATTCGCGCGGCAGGTTGTGACGGCTACATCGCCAAGCCCATCCGCTACCAGGAATTTCTGGCCTCGATCGCCGAGCGGCTGACGCCCGCACCCTGATTCAGTCCCCTCATGGTGCGGCGGGCAGGGTCACGTGCCGGCCGAAGAACAGAGCGTTCAGGAAAAGCCGGTTGGTGCCGTGCCAGTAACCGCGGAAGTTCGGATTGTCGATCATCAGGATCACACTGCCGCGCCCCAGCTGATCGACGAGCAGAGACGGCGACCCGCGCAGCCGCTCGAGATTGGGTGCCGAGATATAACCACTCAGGTGCGGCTCGGCCGTC is a genomic window of Longimicrobiales bacterium containing:
- a CDS encoding response regulator; translation: MATVLIVEDNPANMTLAVFLLTSAGHTVLSATDAETGLTMAREQKPDLILMDIQLPGMDGLEATALLKSDDATRPIPVIALTALAMKGDEERIRAAGCDGYIAKPIRYQEFLASIAERLTPAP